The following are encoded in a window of Candidatus Jidaibacter acanthamoeba genomic DNA:
- the rsmI gene encoding 16S rRNA (cytidine(1402)-2'-O)-methyltransferase — MYEHKINKKNEFSSISNALFIIATPIGNLEDITLRALDTLKKVNVILCEDTRVTQKLLSAYQINTKCFQFDDHASDNKIEKCLTLIEQGQSIALVSDAGTPILSDPGYKLVNKAMERGIKVESLPGACSLINALVLSGFKSLKFSFLGFLPHEKAAKEKTLAGYKKFETTLIFFESPRRLLDTLETASRIFPTSQVCVAREMTKRFEEITRGNFTSLINHYALKDEIRGEIVVLIETEADKEIDEQHIKELLKSLLRQKTSLKDAVAEISESFGVAKNKVYDLALLVRNDL, encoded by the coding sequence ATGTACGAGCATAAGATAAATAAAAAAAATGAATTTTCAAGCATATCTAACGCTTTGTTTATAATTGCTACACCAATAGGCAATCTTGAGGATATTACTTTAAGAGCTTTAGATACTTTAAAAAAAGTTAATGTTATATTATGTGAAGATACCAGAGTTACGCAAAAGTTGCTTTCCGCTTATCAAATTAACACTAAATGCTTCCAATTTGATGACCATGCTTCGGATAATAAAATCGAGAAGTGCCTTACCCTAATTGAACAAGGCCAATCAATCGCTCTGGTTTCCGATGCAGGCACTCCCATTCTTTCCGATCCCGGCTATAAGCTCGTTAATAAAGCGATGGAGCGCGGCATAAAAGTAGAATCTCTGCCTGGAGCATGTTCATTGATTAATGCCTTAGTTTTAAGCGGGTTCAAAAGCTTAAAATTTTCTTTTTTAGGATTTTTACCGCATGAAAAGGCTGCCAAAGAAAAAACTTTGGCAGGATATAAAAAATTTGAAACTACTTTAATCTTTTTTGAAAGTCCCAGACGATTGCTTGATACCTTGGAAACTGCAAGTAGAATATTCCCTACCTCACAAGTATGCGTAGCACGGGAAATGACCAAAAGGTTTGAAGAGATTACCAGAGGTAATTTCACCTCTCTGATTAATCATTATGCATTAAAAGATGAAATAAGAGGAGAAATAGTAGTATTAATAGAAACTGAAGCCGATAAAGAAATAGATGAGCAACATATTAAAGAGTTATTAAAATCACTCTTGAGGCAAAAAACCAGCTTAAAAGATGCTGTTGCAGAAATCTCAGAATCTTTTGGCGTTGCAAAAAATAAAGTATACGACCTAGCCTTATTAGTTAGAAATGATCTATAA
- a CDS encoding penicillin-binding protein activator gives MLKKIFIVLSLLTLTGCTSNNVDNKQVELQPIPEKNVSENHRRLEVALLLPLSGEHAEIGNNMLQATRLALHELKVSQVNINPIDIGSDIAHPEEILNLLDEKKYDIIVGPIFSHHTKVIYSYAYKHQIPLISFSNDISLLNNEGLFLIGIMPDQVINRVVNYAALEGYNKLFGLLPENRYGLYIENILKNNAEGGNYQVIDIARYIHSHDTALTNAQNALTIIKAAILKQAAVEGNNTKSFALLMPEGGEFTYEITKDMYAWAEENKIKLKFLGSPQWDNKKLVSAKHLNGAWIAAAPNLHLKNFEQRFYDNNNVEPFKISALAYDAAALLAVLSTKDNILEALLDDGGFQGASGIFRFKKDGSNERMLSIFEIEKGELKEIDPAGSSF, from the coding sequence ATGTTGAAGAAAATTTTTATCGTTTTATCTTTATTAACACTAACCGGCTGTACTAGCAATAATGTTGATAATAAACAAGTTGAACTTCAACCCATCCCGGAAAAAAATGTTTCAGAAAACCATCGAAGATTAGAGGTCGCTCTTCTCCTACCGCTCTCAGGGGAGCATGCCGAGATAGGTAATAATATGCTGCAAGCTACCCGACTTGCTCTTCATGAATTAAAAGTAAGCCAAGTTAATATCAACCCGATCGATATCGGAAGCGATATAGCCCACCCAGAAGAAATTTTAAATTTATTAGATGAAAAAAAATATGATATTATCGTCGGTCCTATATTTTCCCATCATACAAAAGTAATTTACAGTTATGCTTACAAACATCAAATCCCGCTTATTTCTTTTTCAAATGATATCAGTTTATTAAATAATGAGGGGTTATTTTTAATCGGGATAATGCCTGATCAAGTTATTAATAGAGTTGTAAACTATGCGGCACTGGAAGGATATAATAAACTCTTCGGATTGTTGCCTGAGAACAGATATGGCTTGTATATTGAAAACATTCTTAAAAACAATGCGGAAGGAGGTAATTATCAAGTTATAGATATAGCTAGATATATTCATTCTCATGATACCGCCTTAACAAATGCTCAAAATGCTTTAACCATTATTAAAGCTGCTATATTAAAACAAGCGGCAGTTGAAGGAAATAATACAAAAAGCTTTGCACTTCTAATGCCGGAGGGTGGAGAATTTACCTATGAAATTACAAAAGATATGTATGCTTGGGCAGAAGAAAATAAAATTAAATTAAAATTCCTCGGATCCCCGCAATGGGATAATAAAAAACTGGTTTCAGCAAAACATTTAAACGGTGCTTGGATTGCAGCTGCTCCGAATTTACACTTAAAAAATTTCGAACAACGATTCTATGATAATAATAACGTAGAACCATTTAAGATATCGGCTCTTGCTTATGATGCAGCGGCATTACTTGCGGTATTATCAACTAAAGATAATATTTTAGAAGCTTTGCTGGATGATGGCGGGTTTCAAGGTGCTTCCGGTATCTTCAGATTTAAAAAAGACGGTAGCAATGAAAGAATGCTCTCTATATTTGAAATTGAAAAAGGTGAATTGAAAGAAATTGATCCCGCCGGCTCAAGTTTTTAA
- a CDS encoding NADH-quinone oxidoreductase subunit J has translation MQELVFYSFAILIVLSALMVVSVKNPVHAVLFLIFAFFNASGLFILIGAEYIAMTLVIVYVGAVMVLFLFVIMMLDVDFAVLKQGFLKTMPLVVVLGVIIFAELFYAIKASDNIKFNSIPIPIPIPLLDPNIPNTQALGLRIYTEYFFAFQVSGLILLVAMIGAIVLTIRHEKRVRRQNIHTQITRKKEDTVKLVNVKVGEGVDI, from the coding sequence ATGCAAGAGCTAGTATTTTATTCTTTTGCCATATTGATTGTGCTTTCTGCGCTGATGGTGGTTAGTGTTAAAAACCCGGTGCATGCAGTACTATTTTTAATCTTTGCATTTTTTAATGCATCCGGATTGTTTATATTAATCGGTGCAGAGTATATAGCAATGACCTTAGTTATAGTTTATGTAGGAGCAGTCATGGTGCTTTTCTTATTCGTTATCATGATGCTTGATGTTGATTTTGCAGTTCTTAAGCAAGGGTTTCTTAAAACTATGCCGCTTGTTGTCGTGCTCGGAGTAATTATTTTTGCCGAGCTTTTTTATGCTATTAAAGCCTCAGATAATATTAAATTTAACTCTATCCCTATCCCTATCCCTATCCCCCTTTTAGACCCTAATATTCCTAATACTCAAGCTTTAGGGCTTAGAATATATACAGAGTATTTCTTTGCTTTTCAGGTCTCAGGTTTAATTTTACTTGTAGCTATGATCGGTGCAATCGTGCTTACCATAAGACATGAAAAGAGAGTAAGACGGCAAAATATACATACGCAAATAACCAGGAAAAAAGAAGATACGGTTAAACTTGTAAACGTAAAAGTCGGAGAAGGAGTAGATATTTAA
- the nuoK gene encoding NADH-quinone oxidoreductase subunit NuoK, producing MKTMLFGNIGLNHYLTLSTILFVIGVCGIFINRKSIITILMSIELMLLAVNINFVTFSVVLNDYYGQIFTIFILTVAAAEAAIGLAILVVYFRNKGDVDVESVKAMKG from the coding sequence ATGAAGACAATGTTATTCGGAAATATCGGTTTAAATCATTATTTAACCTTATCAACAATTTTATTTGTTATTGGAGTGTGCGGGATATTCATCAACCGCAAAAGTATTATCACTATTTTAATGTCAATTGAGCTTATGTTGCTGGCGGTTAATATTAACTTCGTGACCTTCTCGGTAGTGCTTAATGATTATTATGGGCAGATTTTTACTATATTTATACTGACCGTGGCAGCGGCGGAAGCAGCGATCGGGCTTGCAATACTGGTCGTTTACTTTAGGAATAAAGGTGACGTTGACGTTGAATCAGTTAAAGCGATGAAAGGGTAG